The sequence AAGACGGAGACCGGCGAGCTTCCGCCTTCAAAATTGCCGATGACCACCCGCGCCCGAACGCCGCCGTCGGCAAGATGGGGCAGCATGTGTTCTTCAGTGTGATCGAAGACGGGATCGATCTCTTCCTTGCCGTCGGGGAGTGCCAGCCAGGTTTGCAGTCCAGAGAGCGAGCGTTCATGGCCGCGCTGGTTTTCCGGCGAGCGCTCGGAATGCACGATGCCGCGCCCGGCGGTCATCAGGTTCACGTCACCGGGACGGATCACCATCTCGGTGCCGAGGCTGTCACGATGCTTTATCTCGCCGTCGAAGAGATAGGTGACGGTCGAAAGACCGATATGCGGATGCGGGCGGACATCGATTGCCTCGCCCGCCCGAAGCAGCGCCGGTCCCATACGATCGAAGAAAATGAAGGGGCCGACGAGGCGGCGCCTCGCCGTCGGCAACGCTCGGCGCACCTGCAGGCCGCCGATGTCACTGGTGCGTGGAATGATGAGGTGCTCGATGGCATCACAGGCGGGTTTGTCGCCGGCGAGCGGATCGGGACCAGGAAAGAAGGACATGGCAGTCGCTCCCGTTGGTGGGCGTTCCGGTTGAAACTAGCGGTAAACCCCTCAACGCGGTAGCGGCTCTTCGAAGACGCAGCGTTTCCGGTTTCAAGCCTTTGCCGCTCACTGCTCTGCGTCGAGCGGCTCCACGCCCTGCGGTCTGCCCGCACGATCGAGGCGGATTTTCTCGATACGGTCCTCGGCCGCCTTCAACAGCGTCTCGCAATGCTTCTTCAAAGCCTCGCCGCGCTCGTAGATTTCGATGGACTTGTCGAGCGCGACATCGCCGCGTTCAAGCGCGGAGACGATGCGTTCCAGTTCTTCGACCGCCTGCTCGAAGGAGAGGGTAGAAACGTCCGGTTGCTGGATGCTGGTGTCCATGAATTACCCTCTCAGAAGTCTCAAGATATGCATGCCGGCCGACTCGGCGAGCCCCTGCAGATCGTAGCCGCCCTCGAGCAGGCTGACGACACGGTGGCCGGCGCTTTTACTGGCCATGTCCATGAGGCGCCCGGTGGCCCAGTCGAAGTCTTCGGCAACAAGGTTGATCTGGGCCAGCGGATCGCGATGGTGAGCGTCGAAGCCGGCGGAAACCAGAATGAAGTCGGGTCGGAAATTGTCGAGCGCGGCGAGCACGCGGCTGCGGAAGGCATCGCGGAAATGCTCGCTGCCGCTGTTTGGCGACAGCGGCGCGTTTACGATGTTGTGCTTGACCCCGGTCTCGTCCTTGGCGCCGGTGCCCGGATAGAGCGGCATCTGGTGAGTGGAACAGAAGAGCACTGACGGATCGTCCCAGAAGATGTCCTGTGTGCCGTTGCCGTGGTGAACGTCCCAGTCGACGATGGCGACCCGCTCCGCGCTATGCGCCTTCTGTGCGTGGCGCGCGGCGATCGCCACCGTGTTGAAGAAGCAGAAGCCCATCGCCTTGTCCTTTTCGGCGTGGTGCCCCGGCGGGCGGGCCGCGACGAAGGCGTTATCGGCCCCGCCGGAGAAGACCGCGTCCACGGCAGCAACCGCACCGCCGATCCCTGTCAAGGCTGCCTCAAGGCTCAGCGGACTGGCATAGGTGTCCGCTTCGATCTGGTTTATATCGTCGCCGTCCGGGATCGCGCGCTTGATCGACCGCAGATGCTCTTCCGTATGGGCGAGCAGCACCAAATCTTCATCGCTTTTCAACGCCTCCAGGCGCTTGAGCTCCGTAAAATTCGGGTGCTCCAGCGCAAGGTTCAGCGCCTTCAGCCGATCCGGCCGCTCAGGGTGCCCCTCCGGAACCTTGTGTTCCAGGAAAACTGGGTTTTCGTAAAAATGCGTGGTCATGCCCGGAAACTAGTGCGCGAACGGTCAGAGGTCCATGGCGGAACACCGTGAAAGTGTCGATTTTCAACAGCGCGGATCGAGCAGGATCTTGCCGTTGCGAAGCGGGTCGGCCTGATGCGCCAACGCATCGGCAAGCCGGCTTAACGGGTAGGTTGCGGCCATCGGGCTTGCGAAAAGGCCGTCGCGCAGGCCAGCGAAGCTCCGCGCAAAGGCCGCTTCAATCGCTTGGCGATCGGCCGAATGCACCCAGGTCCTGAGCCAGAGGTAGGCGAAAAGGACGCCGGAGCGGCGGCTGATTGCCGCCTGCGGCACCGGCACGCCGCTGAGCGCCCCATATTGGATGAAGGTCCCGCCGGGGCGAACGGAGCGGCTGATCAGCTCGCCGGCCAGCCCGCCGCCGACGGCATCGAGTACGGCGTCGAAGTCGATGTGCGGGGGAAGGTCGCTCCCGTCGCTCACAATCACGCGGTGAGCATTGCCAAGACGGACGCGGCTTTTTTCGCTGCGAAGGATTGCCGTCGGCGCCATGCCTTCGAGAGCCAACAGCCTCAACAACATTCCGCCGATCGCAGAGCCGGCAGCGGTCACGGCGACGCTGCGCCCCTCGAGCGAACCGAAATGCGTCCGCAAGGCTTCGATAAGCCGAAGCGCGGTTAGCGGATTGACGTAG is a genomic window of Sinorhizobium numidicum containing:
- a CDS encoding pirin family protein, whose product is MSFFPGPDPLAGDKPACDAIEHLIIPRTSDIGGLQVRRALPTARRRLVGPFIFFDRMGPALLRAGEAIDVRPHPHIGLSTVTYLFDGEIKHRDSLGTEMVIRPGDVNLMTAGRGIVHSERSPENQRGHERSLSGLQTWLALPDGKEEIDPVFDHTEEHMLPHLADGGVRARVVIGNFEGGSSPVSVFTDTIYVDLAIEAGRSAPFAANWEERALYILSGEAIIAGDHFADNQLLVFRPGDEITITAGAKGCHVMLFGGASLASPRHIWWNFVSSSKERIDKAKEEWRTGRFEIVPGDEEEFVPLPER
- a CDS encoding zinc-dependent alcohol dehydrogenase family protein — encoded protein: MLSTLVRQFGDPEQVIELVDAERVAPAAGEIEIAISLAAINPSDLIPVTGAYRARTELPFVPGFEGVGVISRVGPGVRDLRPGDRVLPIGASGLWQQFLIRPAEWCFRVPDDITDEQAAACYVNPLTALRLIEALRTHFGSLEGRSVAVTAAGSAIGGMLLRLLALEGMAPTAILRSEKSRVRLGNAHRVIVSDGSDLPPHIDFDAVLDAVGGGLAGELISRSVRPGGTFIQYGALSGVPVPQAAISRRSGVLFAYLWLRTWVHSADRQAIEAAFARSFAGLRDGLFASPMAATYPLSRLADALAHQADPLRNGKILLDPRC
- a CDS encoding histone deacetylase family protein; this encodes MTTHFYENPVFLEHKVPEGHPERPDRLKALNLALEHPNFTELKRLEALKSDEDLVLLAHTEEHLRSIKRAIPDGDDINQIEADTYASPLSLEAALTGIGGAVAAVDAVFSGGADNAFVAARPPGHHAEKDKAMGFCFFNTVAIAARHAQKAHSAERVAIVDWDVHHGNGTQDIFWDDPSVLFCSTHQMPLYPGTGAKDETGVKHNIVNAPLSPNSGSEHFRDAFRSRVLAALDNFRPDFILVSAGFDAHHRDPLAQINLVAEDFDWATGRLMDMASKSAGHRVVSLLEGGYDLQGLAESAGMHILRLLRG
- a CDS encoding exodeoxyribonuclease VII small subunit, coding for MDTSIQQPDVSTLSFEQAVEELERIVSALERGDVALDKSIEIYERGEALKKHCETLLKAAEDRIEKIRLDRAGRPQGVEPLDAEQ